From the genome of Bacillota bacterium, one region includes:
- a CDS encoding FAD-dependent oxidoreductase translates to MDKKVGFYICTGCGIAEALDIEALAKAGQEDSPACCKNHEFLCGEEGVQLIKQDIESGEINAVIIAGCSSRVNYDVFNFGKDVLVERVNLREQVIWTQPAGEEDTQMMAEDYIHMGMAKVTRMESPEPYAPEGEELVKTILVVGGGLSGMTAALESANAGYKTILVEKADSLGGWAAKLYKMAPIKGSFNELQDNFIPELIKQVEENANITVYTGSQVKNTANGPGLFDVTISQGGSEINERVGSIVLATGAKPYEADNLGHLGYGKSDKVITQAMFEEMAANGQLKGVEKIGFIQCAGSRDEEHLAYCSAACCVESMKQSMIYKEINPEGVAYVFYKDIRSTGQYEHFYKSAQENGVIFVKYDQIDDVAESDGKLAVTLDDVLMGEKTEADEFDLIVLANGMVPTTALGEVVEEPKEDEDGNAEEEQPTQPPVIEADLLNLEYRQGPELPILKYGFPDSHYICFPYETRRTGIYAAGSVRAPMDLVTTIEDATGAALKAIQCAEATSEGKAVHPRSGDMSYPEFYMNRCTQCKRCTEECPFGAINEDEKASPLPNPTRCRRCGTCMGACPERIISFKDYNIPMVGNMLKSIEMPEEDEEKPRILIFACENDAIPALDMVGINRLNYNAWVRIIPLRCLGSLNLIWINDAMSGGFDGVFLLGCKHGDDYQCHFMKGSELAEYRLSKVSETLDRLGLESERVRMSQVTIMDFDKIPQMLDDFAEELDDLGPNPMKDFA, encoded by the coding sequence ATGGATAAAAAAGTTGGATTTTATATTTGCACCGGTTGTGGAATTGCTGAAGCTTTGGACATTGAAGCCCTTGCTAAAGCAGGTCAGGAAGATTCACCTGCATGTTGTAAGAACCATGAGTTCTTATGCGGTGAAGAGGGTGTTCAATTAATCAAACAAGATATAGAATCCGGCGAAATTAATGCTGTTATTATTGCCGGGTGTTCCTCCCGGGTTAATTACGATGTATTTAACTTTGGTAAGGATGTTCTTGTTGAAAGGGTAAACCTGCGAGAGCAGGTTATTTGGACACAGCCTGCCGGCGAAGAAGATACCCAGATGATGGCGGAAGATTATATCCACATGGGTATGGCCAAAGTTACCCGGATGGAAAGCCCCGAACCGTATGCACCTGAAGGTGAGGAGCTTGTTAAGACTATATTGGTTGTTGGTGGCGGTCTGAGCGGTATGACAGCTGCCTTGGAATCAGCAAATGCCGGTTACAAAACTATTTTAGTTGAAAAGGCTGACTCATTAGGTGGATGGGCTGCTAAATTATATAAAATGGCCCCAATTAAGGGATCATTTAATGAACTTCAAGATAATTTTATTCCCGAATTAATCAAGCAAGTGGAAGAAAATGCTAATATAACCGTATATACTGGTTCCCAAGTTAAGAATACTGCTAACGGCCCCGGGTTGTTTGATGTTACAATTAGCCAGGGTGGCAGTGAGATTAATGAAAGAGTGGGATCAATTGTTTTGGCCACCGGTGCCAAGCCCTATGAAGCCGATAATTTGGGGCACCTTGGTTACGGGAAGTCAGACAAGGTTATTACGCAGGCCATGTTTGAAGAAATGGCTGCCAATGGTCAGCTTAAAGGTGTGGAGAAGATTGGTTTCATTCAGTGTGCTGGATCCAGAGATGAGGAGCACCTGGCATACTGTTCTGCCGCATGTTGTGTTGAGTCCATGAAGCAGTCAATGATCTATAAGGAAATTAACCCTGAAGGTGTTGCTTATGTCTTTTATAAAGACATTCGTTCCACTGGTCAGTATGAGCATTTTTACAAGAGTGCACAGGAAAATGGTGTAATATTTGTTAAATACGATCAGATAGATGATGTAGCAGAAAGTGACGGTAAGCTAGCGGTTACGCTGGACGATGTGCTCATGGGTGAAAAGACCGAGGCCGATGAATTTGATTTGATTGTATTGGCTAACGGCATGGTTCCGACGACTGCGCTGGGTGAGGTAGTTGAAGAGCCTAAAGAAGATGAAGATGGGAATGCCGAGGAAGAGCAGCCCACGCAGCCTCCCGTCATTGAGGCTGATCTGTTGAACCTTGAATACAGACAAGGCCCGGAATTGCCTATATTGAAGTACGGTTTCCCTGATTCACATTATATTTGCTTCCCTTATGAAACACGCAGAACCGGTATTTATGCTGCCGGTAGTGTCCGGGCGCCGATGGATCTGGTTACTACCATAGAAGACGCTACTGGAGCAGCACTAAAAGCTATTCAGTGTGCGGAAGCAACGTCTGAAGGTAAGGCTGTACACCCCAGATCAGGGGATATGTCTTATCCCGAGTTTTACATGAACCGTTGTACCCAATGTAAGCGCTGTACGGAAGAATGTCCTTTCGGAGCAATCAATGAAGACGAAAAGGCCAGCCCGCTTCCCAATCCTACCAGGTGTAGAAGGTGTGGTACTTGCATGGGTGCTTGTCCGGAAAGGATTATTTCCTTTAAGGACTACAATATTCCCATGGTGGGTAATATGCTTAAATCTATTGAGATGCCCGAGGAAGACGAGGAGAAGCCGAGAATCCTAATTTTTGCTTGTGAAAATGATGCTATTCCCGCCCTTGATATGGTGGGAATTAACAGGCTCAATTACAATGCTTGGGTAAGGATTATCCCACTCAGGTGTCTCGGTTCACTGAACCTTATTTGGATAAACGATGCTATGTCCGGTGGTTTTGACGGTGTATTCTTACTGGGATGTAAGCACGGTGATGATTATCAGTGCCACTTCATGAAGGGCAGTGAACTTGCCGAATATCGTTTAAGCAAGGTCTCGGAAACTCTGGATAGGTTGGGCCTGGAGTCAGAGCGCGTACGTATGAGCCAAGTCACAATTATGGATTTTGATAAAATTCCACAGATGTTGGATGACTTTGCTGAAGAGCTGGATGATCTTGGTCCCAACCCCATGAAAGATTTCGCCTAG
- a CDS encoding diguanylate cyclase, with protein MRIAMPIDNQNVNQHFGTSSEFAVIEIEGDQIKDNKTVSAASLAHNHGGLAGLLKNENVEVVIVGGIGPPAQQALEEYGMKVIAGAQGVIEDIAIMFAKGQLKSKPVSCNHGHGHSCGQH; from the coding sequence TTGAGAATTGCAATGCCCATTGATAATCAAAATGTGAATCAGCATTTTGGAACCAGCAGTGAATTTGCTGTGATAGAAATTGAGGGTGACCAAATTAAGGATAATAAAACAGTGTCGGCAGCAAGCTTGGCACACAACCATGGGGGGTTGGCCGGTCTCCTGAAAAACGAGAATGTGGAAGTGGTGATTGTAGGTGGCATTGGTCCCCCGGCTCAGCAGGCACTTGAGGAATATGGCATGAAGGTTATTGCAGGGGCTCAAGGAGTGATTGAAGACATTGCCATCATGTTTGCGAAGGGGCAATTGAAATCCAAGCCTGTATCCTGCAATCATGGGCATGGTCATAGTTGCGGGCAGCATTAA
- the aprB gene encoding adenylyl-sulfate reductase subunit beta yields the protein MPTFVMTEKCDGCKGQDKTACMHACPNDLMVLDKEKMKAYNRHPEYCWECLCCAKACAQQAMDLRGYADFVPMGATCTPLRGSDNIMWTIRFRNGMIKRFKFPIRTTEEGSAVPDGGFPADQDDLKSPALFTEPASLLLDEVPTPK from the coding sequence ATGCCAACTTTTGTAATGACTGAAAAGTGTGATGGCTGCAAGGGTCAGGATAAGACTGCTTGCATGCATGCTTGCCCCAACGACCTGATGGTCTTGGACAAGGAGAAAATGAAGGCTTACAACCGTCACCCCGAGTACTGCTGGGAGTGTCTCTGCTGTGCTAAGGCTTGTGCGCAACAGGCAATGGACCTACGCGGATATGCTGACTTTGTACCTATGGGCGCTACCTGTACTCCTCTGAGAGGTTCTGACAACATTATGTGGACCATTCGGTTCCGTAACGGTATGATCAAGCGGTTTAAGTTCCCCATCCGTACCACTGAAGAAGGTTCTGCTGTGCCGGACGGCGGATTCCCCGCTGACCAGGATGACCTCAAGAGCCCTGCTCTGTTCACCGAGCCTGCATCACTCTTGTTAGACGAAGTTCCCACTCCCAAGTAA
- a CDS encoding YkgJ family cysteine cluster protein, producing the protein MMKLMLALSKLYPTLSYAEKEGLLSELESTYSRLPETTCDQCATCCTVPPPGYLIEFLNMFKYIRDNLADSQPEIMEKVVRYFFLELVDINVKCPFLDQSNNCLVYPVRPLSCRMFGLLSEKDSHLGSRRQLDTVAEKYRQKYSIELPREVVEFELQYCDQVRPTNGGKKKVAIDLIQDMATNIENLEAKIMPQQVIDEHYTFVPMATHLALSVLPEGARLRRPKVMKEYLEKGSSEVLSNYTEKYKGFKF; encoded by the coding sequence ATGATGAAATTAATGCTGGCTTTATCAAAGCTATACCCTACATTAAGCTACGCGGAAAAAGAAGGCCTTTTAAGTGAGTTGGAAAGCACTTATAGCCGTTTGCCGGAGACCACTTGCGATCAGTGTGCAACATGCTGTACTGTACCCCCGCCGGGTTACTTGATAGAGTTTTTAAATATGTTTAAATATATACGGGATAATCTTGCGGATTCACAGCCGGAAATAATGGAAAAAGTTGTACGTTATTTTTTCCTCGAATTAGTTGATATAAATGTGAAATGTCCGTTTTTGGATCAATCTAACAACTGCTTGGTTTATCCTGTAAGGCCTTTAAGCTGTAGGATGTTCGGTCTTTTAAGTGAGAAAGATTCTCACTTGGGTTCGAGGCGGCAACTAGATACCGTGGCCGAAAAATACCGGCAGAAATACAGCATCGAACTTCCCCGGGAAGTAGTAGAATTCGAATTACAGTACTGTGACCAAGTTCGCCCTACTAACGGCGGCAAGAAGAAAGTCGCTATAGATTTGATACAAGATATGGCTACTAATATTGAAAATTTAGAAGCAAAGATTATGCCTCAGCAAGTAATTGATGAGCATTACACCTTTGTGCCTATGGCAACTCACCTTGCTTTGTCTGTTTTGCCGGAAGGCGCTAGGCTGAGACGACCGAAGGTCATGAAAGAATATTTGGAGAAGGGGAGCAGTGAAGTGCTTAGTAATTATACTGAAAAATATAAAGGCTTCAAATTTTAA
- the aprA gene encoding adenylyl-sulfate reductase subunit alpha, producing MPINVETVEVTTDLLLVGGGMSACGAAVEASYWAKKNGLKVTLVDKAAMDRSGAVAMGLSAINQYLGVGKGKNTVEQYVDYVKQDMMGIARDDLVYNIARHVDGTVHLFEKWGLPIWKDENGDYVNEGRWQIMINGESYKVIVAEAAKNALGMDNIYERVFIIEPLMDGDRVAGAVGFSVREEKFYVFKAKAVMTCMGGAVGVFKPRSTGEGLGRSWYPPFSTGSSAYFTLRAGAEMTCQEVRFIPVRFKDAYGPVGAWFLLFKSRATNAFGGEYMVERKDELKKWGPYGQVKPIPANLRNWLGMLDESEGKGPLYMRTEEAIQKIADAYKDDQKAFKKKMKELESEAWEDFLDMTIAQALLWAATNTEPEKKSSEICAAEPYFIGSHSGATGAWVSGPEDIAPAEYNWGYANMTTIKGLFAVGDASGASAHKFSSGSCTEGRIAAKAAIRFIVENNDQPNVDAAKVEELKELTFRPMNLFEEHKDFTTDPEINPNYILPKMFMFRIQKCMDEYVGGVSSNFTTNESKLNRAMELLEMMKEDSEKLGARNLHELMRCWENIHRMWQAESHTRTILARKETRWPGYYFRADYPTIDEDNWKKFVNIKWDPSSNEWEIIDRPVIDLLK from the coding sequence ATGCCAATTAATGTTGAAACCGTAGAAGTTACAACTGATCTTTTGCTAGTTGGTGGCGGCATGTCCGCTTGTGGTGCTGCCGTTGAAGCATCCTACTGGGCCAAGAAGAACGGCCTAAAGGTAACCCTGGTTGACAAGGCTGCTATGGACCGCAGTGGTGCTGTTGCCATGGGTCTGTCCGCTATCAACCAATACCTGGGTGTAGGTAAAGGTAAAAATACTGTTGAGCAGTATGTAGACTATGTAAAGCAAGACATGATGGGTATTGCTCGCGACGACTTGGTATATAACATTGCCCGTCACGTTGACGGTACAGTGCACCTGTTTGAAAAGTGGGGCCTTCCCATTTGGAAAGATGAAAACGGCGACTATGTAAATGAAGGTCGTTGGCAGATTATGATCAACGGTGAATCATACAAGGTTATCGTTGCTGAAGCTGCAAAGAATGCCCTTGGTATGGATAACATTTACGAGCGTGTATTCATTATTGAGCCTCTGATGGATGGCGACAGAGTTGCCGGTGCTGTAGGCTTCAGCGTTCGTGAAGAGAAATTCTATGTATTCAAGGCTAAGGCTGTTATGACCTGCATGGGCGGCGCAGTTGGCGTATTTAAGCCCCGCTCCACTGGTGAAGGTCTTGGACGTTCCTGGTATCCTCCCTTCAGCACAGGTTCCAGTGCTTACTTCACATTGAGGGCCGGCGCTGAAATGACCTGTCAGGAAGTAAGGTTCATCCCTGTTCGCTTTAAGGATGCTTACGGCCCGGTTGGCGCTTGGTTCCTGCTCTTTAAGTCCAGGGCAACCAACGCATTCGGCGGCGAGTACATGGTAGAGCGTAAAGATGAGCTTAAGAAGTGGGGCCCCTATGGTCAGGTCAAGCCTATCCCTGCTAACCTGCGTAACTGGCTCGGCATGCTGGATGAATCCGAAGGTAAAGGCCCTCTGTACATGAGGACTGAAGAAGCCATCCAAAAGATTGCTGATGCATATAAAGATGATCAGAAAGCCTTCAAGAAGAAGATGAAGGAACTGGAAAGTGAAGCATGGGAAGACTTCTTGGATATGACTATTGCACAGGCTCTGCTGTGGGCAGCTACCAACACCGAGCCAGAGAAAAAGTCATCCGAGATCTGCGCTGCTGAACCTTACTTCATCGGTTCACACTCCGGTGCTACCGGCGCTTGGGTAAGCGGTCCGGAAGATATTGCTCCGGCAGAGTACAACTGGGGCTATGCCAACATGACTACCATTAAGGGTCTGTTTGCAGTCGGTGACGCCTCCGGCGCATCTGCTCACAAGTTCTCCTCCGGTTCCTGCACCGAAGGTCGTATTGCTGCTAAGGCCGCAATTCGCTTCATTGTTGAGAATAACGATCAGCCTAATGTTGATGCTGCCAAAGTAGAAGAGCTTAAAGAGCTGACCTTTAGGCCCATGAATCTCTTCGAAGAGCACAAAGACTTCACCACTGATCCGGAAATTAACCCGAATTACATTCTGCCGAAGATGTTCATGTTCAGGATCCAGAAGTGCATGGATGAATACGTAGGCGGTGTATCCTCTAACTTCACTACCAACGAATCGAAGTTGAACAGAGCTATGGAGCTTCTGGAAATGATGAAAGAAGACTCTGAGAAGTTGGGCGCACGTAACCTGCACGAGCTCATGAGGTGCTGGGAGAACATCCACAGAATGTGGCAGGCTGAATCCCATACCCGTACCATCTTGGCACGTAAGGAAACCAGATGGCCTGGTTATTACTTCAGGGCTGACTACCCCACCATCGATGAAGATAACTGGAAGAAGTTCGTCAACATCAAGTGGGATCCTAGCAGCAATGAGTGGGAAATCATTGATAGGCCGGTTATCGACCTTCTGAAGTAG
- the sat gene encoding sulfate adenylyltransferase gives MALPKPHGPEGKLKPLLLYGGEREAEIKKAEGLPKVYMSSRETSDILMLGIGAFTPLDGFMKEKDFTGSVFDMKLTDGTMWPMPVTLSITKEEKEALDLKEGVEVALIDRATDELYATMNVEEIYTYDKEAQCREVFTTLDAEGHPGVASVMEQGEFNLGGPVKVLNEGKYPEKYPDYYLYPEQARKLFESKGWSNVVAFQTRNPMHRSHEYLVKFALDGGAVDGAFIHAIVGALKPGDIPGETRVKCYEVLAENYFPKENMAVGVYPMEMRYGGPREALLHAVFRQNWGCSYLIVGRDHAGVGDYYGAFDAQDIFDKLWDGALELKCMKIAWTFYCHKCESMASQRTCPHDAEDRVVVSGTKFRRTMQEGGDINPKFSRPEVLEILKEYYKTAEKVEIKKGAFEDIPATKK, from the coding sequence ATGGCACTACCGAAACCACATGGTCCTGAGGGAAAGCTTAAGCCTCTGTTGCTTTATGGCGGAGAAAGAGAAGCTGAAATCAAAAAGGCAGAAGGACTGCCGAAGGTGTACATGAGTTCCCGTGAAACTTCAGATATCCTAATGTTGGGTATCGGCGCTTTCACACCGCTGGATGGTTTTATGAAGGAAAAAGATTTTACCGGTTCTGTTTTTGACATGAAACTCACCGATGGCACAATGTGGCCCATGCCTGTTACTCTTTCCATTACCAAGGAAGAAAAAGAGGCTCTTGATCTTAAAGAAGGCGTGGAAGTAGCTTTGATTGACAGGGCCACTGATGAGCTTTACGCCACCATGAACGTAGAAGAAATCTACACTTATGACAAGGAAGCCCAGTGCCGCGAGGTATTCACTACTCTGGATGCCGAAGGTCACCCCGGTGTTGCCAGTGTAATGGAGCAAGGCGAATTTAATCTAGGCGGACCTGTTAAGGTACTTAATGAAGGCAAATATCCTGAAAAGTATCCTGATTATTACCTGTATCCTGAGCAGGCACGTAAGCTTTTCGAATCAAAGGGTTGGTCTAATGTAGTTGCTTTCCAAACCCGTAACCCTATGCACCGTTCCCATGAATACTTGGTTAAGTTTGCGCTGGATGGCGGAGCTGTAGACGGTGCTTTTATCCACGCCATTGTTGGTGCCTTGAAGCCTGGTGATATTCCCGGTGAAACCCGCGTTAAGTGCTACGAAGTTTTAGCTGAAAATTATTTCCCGAAAGAGAACATGGCTGTTGGTGTATACCCGATGGAAATGCGTTATGGCGGTCCTAGGGAAGCACTGTTGCACGCCGTATTCCGCCAGAACTGGGGATGTAGTTACCTGATCGTAGGTCGTGACCACGCCGGTGTTGGCGATTACTATGGAGCATTTGATGCTCAAGATATATTTGACAAGCTTTGGGATGGCGCTCTGGAACTGAAGTGCATGAAAATTGCCTGGACATTCTACTGCCACAAGTGCGAAAGTATGGCCAGTCAGCGTACATGCCCCCACGACGCAGAAGACCGCGTAGTGGTTAGTGGCACTAAGTTCCGCCGCACAATGCAAGAGGGTGGGGATATTAATCCCAAGTTTAGCCGTCCAGAAGTTCTTGAAATACTGAAAGAATACTATAAAACTGCTGAAAAAGTGGAAATTAAGAAAGGCGCATTCGAAGATATTCCTGCTACAAAGAAGTAG
- the tusE gene encoding TusE/DsrC/DsvC family sulfur relay protein: protein MANIEINGQQVEIDEDGFIVSPEQWDENVAAYFCKDEGIEELTDEHWKVINYLRDYYQQFEVAPMIRKLCKETGCNLKKIYELFPSGPAKGACKVAGLPKPTGCV, encoded by the coding sequence ATGGCAAACATAGAAATAAACGGCCAGCAAGTTGAAATTGATGAGGATGGTTTTATAGTAAGTCCTGAGCAGTGGGATGAGAATGTTGCAGCATATTTTTGTAAAGATGAAGGCATCGAAGAGCTTACCGACGAGCACTGGAAAGTGATTAACTACCTGCGTGATTATTACCAGCAGTTTGAAGTTGCTCCTATGATCCGGAAGCTTTGTAAAGAGACAGGTTGTAACCTTAAGAAGATCTACGAGCTTTTCCCCAGCGGCCCGGCAAAAGGTGCCTGTAAGGTAGCTGGTTTGCCGAAGCCTACCGGTTGCGTATAA
- a CDS encoding Na/Pi cotransporter family protein — MQLPVQDILFHFCGGLALFLFGIKYMSEGLQSAAGKRLRYFLEKGTKTPLRGVLTGATVTALIQSSSGTSVLTVGLVNAGLLNLRQAIGIIMGANIGTTLTAYLIGFEIKEYALPIMAVGAVLLFFLKQEKAKLIGQVLFGFGTLFYGMEVMGSGLKPLRDWEYFLHLMTNVQENPLIGVAIGTVFTVVVQSSSATIGVLQELASQGLVTYQQAVPILFGDNIGTTITALLAAIGASVAARRAAVTHLLFNLSGTAVFLPLTIVGIFPEIVRLLTDYLYVFLPGFEGAWATMNIRMQIAQTHGVFNLTNTLVQLPLVGFLAWAVTRLVPSREGELRESKYLEPRVLGNPDVALGQAMHEIQRMGRLARGLFHGAMDYFFGIKPDDKGAGLKAIEAQINLLDTEITDYLVKLSYNRMNEAQSIQASILQQAVTDLERIGDHAENVLELAWYAEEHGVEFSDHAGSDLESMVDLTDLTLQQAMNAMEKNNVGLARQVLQNEIVIDKMEKDFRKAHLRRLNENVCTAEAGAVYLDLLSNLERIGDHSVNIAEYVLGESGAEQRHVVRYELENDAN, encoded by the coding sequence ATGCAACTACCTGTTCAGGATATCCTGTTTCACTTTTGTGGTGGACTGGCCTTATTTCTTTTTGGTATTAAGTATATGTCAGAGGGCTTGCAATCCGCCGCTGGAAAACGCTTGCGGTACTTTCTGGAAAAAGGAACCAAGACTCCCCTGCGTGGCGTGTTAACGGGGGCCACGGTAACGGCATTAATTCAGAGTAGTAGCGGAACATCAGTTTTAACTGTGGGATTGGTTAATGCCGGTTTATTGAATCTCAGGCAGGCCATTGGCATTATTATGGGTGCCAACATTGGAACTACTTTAACTGCTTATCTAATTGGTTTTGAAATAAAAGAGTATGCTTTACCAATTATGGCCGTAGGGGCAGTTCTGCTATTTTTTTTGAAACAGGAAAAGGCAAAGTTGATTGGTCAAGTTTTATTTGGTTTTGGAACGCTTTTCTACGGCATGGAAGTAATGGGGTCGGGGCTTAAGCCACTAAGAGATTGGGAATATTTCTTACACTTGATGACAAATGTGCAGGAAAACCCGCTGATAGGGGTAGCCATAGGAACTGTCTTTACTGTTGTAGTGCAAAGTAGTAGCGCCACCATCGGTGTTTTGCAGGAATTAGCGAGTCAAGGTCTGGTTACTTATCAGCAGGCGGTCCCTATTTTATTCGGAGATAATATTGGCACCACGATAACAGCGCTGCTGGCTGCTATCGGAGCTTCTGTTGCCGCCCGTAGGGCTGCCGTGACGCACTTATTGTTTAATCTGAGCGGTACAGCCGTCTTTTTACCACTAACCATTGTGGGTATTTTTCCTGAAATAGTAAGGCTGTTAACTGATTATCTTTATGTATTCCTGCCAGGTTTTGAAGGAGCATGGGCAACCATGAATATAAGAATGCAAATTGCTCAGACCCATGGGGTATTCAATCTTACTAATACACTGGTTCAGTTGCCGCTGGTTGGCTTTTTGGCCTGGGCGGTAACCAGGCTGGTGCCCAGCAGGGAAGGTGAGCTTAGAGAATCTAAATATTTGGAGCCACGGGTTTTGGGAAACCCAGATGTAGCCCTGGGACAGGCCATGCATGAAATCCAACGTATGGGTCGACTGGCCAGGGGGCTTTTCCATGGTGCAATGGATTACTTTTTCGGTATTAAGCCGGATGATAAAGGAGCCGGGCTTAAGGCAATTGAAGCACAGATTAACCTTTTAGATACAGAAATAACTGATTATCTGGTGAAGTTGTCCTATAACCGGATGAATGAGGCTCAATCAATTCAGGCTTCAATATTGCAGCAGGCAGTTACTGACCTGGAGAGAATAGGCGATCATGCTGAAAATGTTCTGGAATTAGCTTGGTACGCTGAAGAGCATGGAGTTGAATTTTCGGATCATGCCGGCAGTGACCTGGAATCCATGGTAGATCTAACAGATCTTACGTTGCAGCAGGCCATGAATGCCATGGAAAAAAATAATGTGGGCTTGGCCAGGCAGGTGCTGCAAAATGAAATTGTCATAGATAAGATGGAAAAAGATTTTAGAAAAGCACATTTAAGGCGCTTAAACGAAAATGTGTGTACCGCAGAGGCAGGAGCCGTATACCTGGATCTTTTAAGTAATCTGGAACGTATAGGCGATCACTCAGTAAACATTGCTGAATACGTCTTGGGTGAATCTGGTGCGGAACAGAGGCATGTGGTAAGGTATGAGCTGGAAAATGACGCGAATTAA
- a CDS encoding CoB--CoM heterodisulfide reductase iron-sulfur subunit A family protein produces the protein MANKSILVVGGGISGLTAAVEAAEVGYEVFLVEKSPYLGGRVAQLNQYFPKLCPPNCGLEINFQRIKNNPKIRFITDSVVENIAGEAGNFDVTVKSNPRYVNEKCTGCNKCVEVCPAERDNAFNYGMNKTKAIYLPHQFAFPMRYVIDCDACQGSECGKCVEACPYGAIDLNMEAKNTTFNVGAVVWAAGWDPYDAKKISYYGFGQSENVITNVIMERMASANGPTEGKIVRPSDGKEVNSIAFIQCAGSRDENHLNCCSSVCCLASLKQATYVREQYPDAKISVYFIDIRARGKFEDFYTKVQAETGLNLIKGKAGDIKEDPQTKQLVVHAEDQAAGKITDEKYDLVVLATGMAPTTRDCKIPADVSYDQDGFVASDPQVPGIYAAGCVKRPMDVAACVQDATAATLKAIQSTVRGQKNG, from the coding sequence TTGGCAAATAAGAGTATATTGGTTGTTGGTGGGGGAATTAGTGGGCTAACTGCTGCTGTAGAGGCCGCTGAAGTAGGCTATGAAGTCTTTTTAGTTGAGAAGAGTCCCTACTTAGGTGGTAGAGTAGCGCAATTAAACCAGTATTTCCCTAAACTTTGTCCTCCCAACTGTGGTTTGGAGATAAACTTCCAAAGGATTAAAAATAATCCTAAAATTAGATTCATTACCGATTCGGTAGTAGAGAATATAGCCGGGGAAGCAGGAAACTTTGACGTCACAGTAAAGAGTAATCCAAGGTATGTTAATGAGAAATGTACCGGATGCAATAAATGTGTTGAGGTATGCCCTGCAGAGCGGGACAATGCCTTTAATTACGGCATGAATAAAACCAAAGCTATTTACTTGCCGCACCAGTTCGCTTTTCCTATGAGGTATGTCATCGACTGTGACGCCTGTCAGGGAAGTGAATGTGGAAAATGCGTGGAGGCTTGCCCATATGGTGCTATTGATTTAAATATGGAAGCTAAAAATACCACGTTTAATGTAGGTGCAGTTGTATGGGCTGCAGGCTGGGATCCTTATGATGCTAAGAAAATCAGCTATTATGGGTTTGGACAGTCTGAAAACGTCATTACTAACGTTATCATGGAACGGATGGCTTCTGCCAACGGTCCTACTGAGGGTAAAATCGTTCGCCCTTCCGATGGTAAAGAAGTTAATAGCATTGCCTTTATCCAGTGTGCCGGTTCGAGAGATGAAAATCATTTGAACTGCTGCTCATCGGTGTGTTGCCTTGCTTCGTTGAAGCAGGCTACTTATGTGCGAGAGCAGTATCCCGATGCTAAAATATCCGTGTACTTTATTGATATCAGGGCCCGTGGTAAGTTTGAAGACTTCTATACAAAAGTGCAGGCAGAAACCGGTTTGAATCTGATTAAAGGTAAGGCCGGGGATATTAAGGAAGACCCCCAGACAAAACAATTAGTTGTCCATGCTGAAGACCAAGCGGCAGGTAAGATTACAGACGAGAAATATGACTTGGTTGTTCTTGCTACTGGTATGGCCCCCACCACCAGGGACTGCAAGATTCCAGCTGATGTATCTTATGATCAAGACGGATTTGTTGCCTCTGATCCTCAAGTGCCCGGAATATATGCTGCCGGTTGCGTAAAGCGTCCCATGGACGTAGCTGCATGTGTTCAGGACGCCACGGCTGCGACACTAAAAGCTATTCAATCCACGGTGAGGGGGCAGAAAAATGGATAA